A genomic window from Purpureocillium takamizusanense chromosome 2, complete sequence includes:
- the SNZ1 gene encoding Pyridoxal 5'-phosphate synthase (glutamine hydrolyzing) (COG:H~EggNog:ENOG503NVDT~BUSCO:EOG09263MIB), which produces MANDSSNGGEAKSSFAVKAGLAQMLKGGVIMDVTTAEQARIAEEAGACAVMALERVPADIRKDGGVARMSDPSVIKEIQAAVTIPVMAKARIGHFVECQILEALGVDYIDESEVLTPADDESHVEKSDFKAPFVCGCRNLGEALRRIAEGAAMIRTKGEAGTGDVVEAVRHMKTVNKQIAQAKAALAEGGIIRIRELARQLEVDADLLRQTAELGRLPVVNFAAGGVATPADAALMMQLGCDGVFVGSGIFKSGDPAKRAKAIVQATTHFKDPKVLAECSTGLGEAMVGINCDTMKPEEKLAGRGW; this is translated from the coding sequence ATGGCCAACGACTCttccaacggcggcgaggccaagtCCTCcttcgccgtcaaggccggcctcgcccagatgctcaagggcggcgtcatcatgGACGTGACGACGGCTGAGCAGGCCCGCAttgccgaggaggcgggcgctTGTGCCGTCATGGCCCTGGAGCGCGTCCCTGCCGACATCcgcaaggacggcggcgtcgcccgcatGTCAGATCCCTCGGTCATCAAAGAGATCCAGGCTGCCGTCACCATCCCCGTCATGGCCAAGGCCCGCATCGGCCACTTTGTCGAATGCCagatcctcgaggccctcggcgtcgactaCATCGATGAGAGCGAGGTGctgacgcccgccgacgacgaaagcCACGTCGAGAAGAGCGACTTCAAGGCCCCCTTCGTCTGCGGCTGCCGCAACCTCGGtgaggcgctgcgccgcatcgccgagggcgccgccatgatccGCACAAAGGGTGAggccggcaccggcgacgtggtcgaggccgtccgccACATGAAGACGGTCAACAAGCAGATTGCCCAGGCCAAGGCAgccctggccgagggcggcatcatccgcatccgcgagctcgcccgccagctcgaggTGGACGCCGACCTGCTGCGCCAGACAGCCGAGCTGGGCCgcctgcccgtcgtcaactttgccgccggcggtgtcGCCACCCCGGCCGACGCTGCACTCATGATGCAGCTCGGCTgcgacggcgtcttcgtcggcagcggcattTTCAAGTCGGGCGACCCGGCCAAGCGCGCCAAGGCCATTGTTCAGGCCACCACCCACTTCAAGGACCCCAAGGTGCTGGCCGAGTGCAGCACTGGCCTCGGTGAGGCCATGGTTGGCATTAACTGCGACACCATGAAgcccgaggagaagctcgccggccgaggctggTGA
- the SNO1 gene encoding Pyridoxal 5'-phosphate synthase (glutamine hydrolyzing) (COG:H~EggNog:ENOG503NZ52~MEROPS:MER0066916) — MTAQSRLAAAPAGPLTIGVLALQGGFIEHINLVRAAAARLAAVGAATINAVEVRTPAELARCDGLIIPGGESTTISFVAAQSGLLEPLREFVKVLKKPVWGTCAGLILLSEQANAAKKGGQELIGGLAVRVHRNHFGRQIESFEAGLALPFLGDGAAPFPGVFIRAPVVEEVLKPADGARKKGDAGVSVLATLPGRVDRMKAGVSQANPTDGSGDIIAVRQGNVLGTSFHPELTPDPRIHVWWLQDILRQRAEVPLR; from the exons ATGACGGCCCAgtcgcgcctcgccgccgcccctgccggGCCCCTTACcatcggcgtcctcgccctccaggGCGGCTTCATCGAGCACATCAACCTCGTccgcgcagctgccgcgCGCCTTGCTGCggtgggcgccgccacgatCAACGCTGTGGAGGTTCGCACGCCTGCGGAGCTGGCCCGTTGCGACGGGCTCATcatccccggcggcgagagcaCCACGATATCCTTTGTCGCTGCGCAGTCTGGCCTGCTTGAGCCGCTGCGCGAGTTTGTCAA GGTCCTCAAGAAGCCCGTCTGGGGCACCTGCGCCGgcctcatcctcctctccgAGCAGGCTAACGCCGCGAAAAAGGGCGGTCAGGAGCTCatcggcgggctggccgtgCGCGTCCACCGCAACCACTTTGGCCGGCAGATTGAGAGTttcgaggccggcctggcgctgccgttcctgggcgacggcgccgcgccctttCCTGGCGTCTTTATccgcgcgcccgtcgtcgaagaggtgctgaagcccgccgacggcgcccggaagaagggcgacgcgggcgtgagcgtgctggcgacgctgcccggCCGCGTCGACCGCATGAAGGCCGGCGTGTCGCAGGCCAACCCCACGGACGGCTCGGGCGACATCATCGCGGTGCGACAGGGCAATGTCCTGGGCACGAGCTTCCACCCGGAGTTGACTCCGGATCCGCGCATCCACGTGTGGTGGCTGCAGGATAtcctgcgccagcgcgccgaggtgCCGCTGCGGTAG